A genome region from Deinococcus seoulensis includes the following:
- a CDS encoding response regulator transcription factor, producing the protein MRLVIADDHPLFRMGLKYALIHQGFDVVAEASDGLSALEACRALQPDAALLDVKMPGMTGIEVCERLRQSNPRLVSVLITTFAEPAIVQAARAAGARGYVSKETDPESLARQLRDIVANPDVDRLPHVDVPRLTPRESEVLPLLAQGYSNKEIAKNLGVSPDTVKDHLARLYAKLDAGDRTEAVSRARSIGLLH; encoded by the coding sequence ATGAGACTAGTCATCGCCGACGACCACCCGCTGTTCCGCATGGGCCTGAAATACGCGCTGATCCACCAGGGATTCGACGTGGTCGCCGAGGCCAGCGACGGCCTGAGCGCCCTGGAAGCCTGCCGCGCCCTGCAACCCGACGCCGCGCTGCTGGACGTCAAGATGCCCGGCATGACCGGCATCGAGGTCTGCGAGCGCCTGCGGCAGAGCAACCCCCGGCTGGTCAGCGTGCTGATCACCACCTTCGCCGAACCCGCCATCGTGCAGGCCGCGCGGGCCGCCGGGGCGCGCGGGTACGTCAGCAAGGAAACCGACCCGGAAAGCCTGGCGCGGCAACTGCGTGACATCGTGGCGAACCCCGACGTGGACCGCCTGCCGCACGTGGACGTGCCCCGCCTGACCCCCCGCGAATCCGAGGTGCTGCCCCTGCTCGCCCAGGGCTACAGCAACAAGGAAATCGCCAAGAACCTCGGCGTGAGCCCGGATACCGTCAAGGACCACCTGGCGCGCCTGTACGCGAAACTGGACGCCGGGGACCGCACCGAGGCCGTCAGCCGCGCCCGTTCCATCGGCCTGCTGCACTGA
- a CDS encoding sensor histidine kinase, producing the protein MSRASTPTPSRPYWRGPQGRGPLGRGTMRAQFTLVIFMLAFLPNVVLTITAQPSVPASTLTIWMLVVGFLCALVGYVLSGTLLRAVSRLQTEVEHGDFAQPHPDDPSEILALRGAFTGLLSRLGTEQARRNAFMATLVHDLKTPLIATGHLTHALTTLPLPDEERRAVGQQIQAETTRLLSLVQQMADAHRFEQEDVQVHTVPTDLRALIDQVAARLDAQTAPHLTLHVDGHGHADVDPGLLDRAVTNLTVNALRYAARTVTLSVTPQGIQVTDDGPGLSGPLDELAQPFNSQPTTIAGKQYTAGTAGLGLFIVRRIAEAHGGNLHYDRAHSGRATHTHQPAAPPDPDLPANARPTDLTRFTLALPEVTP; encoded by the coding sequence ATGAGCCGCGCCTCAACCCCCACCCCCTCCCGCCCGTACTGGCGCGGGCCGCAGGGACGTGGGCCACTGGGACGTGGCACGATGCGCGCGCAGTTCACGCTGGTCATCTTCATGCTGGCCTTCCTGCCGAACGTGGTCCTGACCATCACCGCGCAGCCCAGCGTGCCCGCCTCCACCCTGACCATCTGGATGCTGGTCGTCGGTTTCCTGTGCGCGCTGGTCGGGTACGTGCTCAGCGGGACGCTGCTGCGCGCCGTCAGCCGCCTGCAGACCGAGGTCGAACACGGTGACTTCGCGCAGCCGCACCCGGACGACCCCAGCGAGATCCTCGCGCTGCGCGGCGCGTTCACGGGCCTGCTCAGCCGCCTGGGAACCGAACAGGCCCGCCGCAACGCCTTCATGGCCACGCTGGTCCACGACCTGAAGACCCCGCTGATCGCCACCGGGCACCTGACCCACGCCCTGACCACCCTGCCACTGCCCGACGAGGAACGCCGCGCAGTCGGCCAGCAGATCCAGGCGGAAACCACACGCCTGCTGTCCCTGGTGCAGCAGATGGCCGACGCGCACCGCTTCGAGCAGGAGGACGTGCAGGTGCACACCGTCCCCACCGACCTGCGCGCCCTGATCGATCAGGTGGCCGCCCGGCTGGACGCGCAGACCGCCCCGCACCTGACCCTGCACGTGGACGGCCACGGTCACGCCGACGTGGACCCCGGCCTGCTGGACCGCGCCGTGACCAACCTGACCGTGAACGCCCTGCGTTACGCCGCCCGCACCGTGACCCTGAGCGTCACCCCGCAGGGCATCCAGGTGACCGACGACGGTCCGGGCCTGTCCGGCCCGCTGGACGAACTGGCGCAACCGTTCAACTCGCAACCCACCACCATCGCCGGCAAGCAGTACACCGCCGGAACCGCCGGACTGGGCCTGTTCATCGTGCGCCGCATCGCCGAGGCGCACGGCGGGAACCTGCACTACGACCGCGCCCACTCCGGCCGCGCCACCCACACGCACCAGCCCGCCGCGCCACCCGACCCTGACCTTCCCGCGAACGCCCGCCCGACCGACCTGACCCGCTTCACTCTCGCACTGCCGGAGGTAACACCATGA
- a CDS encoding YbjN domain-containing protein — translation MTMETALLTLDTLAKYLKEKEVQLDMEENNGQRFIRMGWRFEMGDAAVLVSVNDGPNNTSRLEVTCVTQKQYNDRRNEVVNMLNDRNRERAFARSIDADGNVWLEYVGFYPTLAEMPQETFDTLFGGVLMHFQDDYATLEGYVAQNGPQLQQPQA, via the coding sequence ATGACGATGGAAACGGCTCTACTGACCCTGGATACCCTTGCGAAGTACCTCAAGGAAAAAGAAGTTCAGCTGGACATGGAAGAGAACAACGGCCAGCGGTTCATCCGCATGGGCTGGCGTTTCGAGATGGGTGACGCGGCCGTGCTGGTCAGCGTCAACGACGGCCCGAACAACACCAGCCGCCTGGAAGTCACCTGCGTGACCCAGAAGCAGTACAACGACCGCCGCAACGAGGTCGTGAACATGCTCAACGACCGCAACCGCGAGCGTGCCTTCGCGCGTTCCATCGACGCGGACGGCAACGTGTGGCTGGAGTACGTGGGCTTCTACCCCACCCTGGCCGAGATGCCCCAGGAGACCTTCGACACGCTGTTCGGCGGCGTGCTGATGCACTTCCAGGATGATTACGCCACCCTGGAAGGCTACGTGGCCCAGAACGGCCCGCAGCTGCAGCAGCCCCAGGCCTGA
- a CDS encoding RlpA-like double-psi beta-barrel domain-containing protein, translated as MTSPAVRGVRAAALTAGMLAAVLGSAQAGSYRVKSGDTLWGIARAHGVSVQALLDLNGGRTQLLRPGDVLTVPGGGAAAQATVRVAAMAAPQQGTAAQGAGQRGQAVYYGGRRDARTVMTAAHLTLPFGTWVRVTHERTGRSVDVLINDRGPFGVPSRIIDLSREAASVLGILGEGVAPVRVDVLR; from the coding sequence GTGACCAGCCCCGCCGTGCGGGGGGTGCGGGCGGCGGCGCTGACGGCCGGAATGCTGGCCGCCGTGCTGGGGTCGGCGCAGGCCGGGTCGTACCGCGTGAAGTCCGGCGATACGCTGTGGGGGATCGCGCGGGCGCACGGGGTGAGCGTGCAGGCGCTGCTGGACCTGAACGGCGGGCGCACGCAGCTTCTGCGGCCGGGCGACGTGCTGACCGTGCCGGGAGGCGGCGCGGCGGCGCAGGCGACCGTGCGCGTGGCGGCCATGGCGGCGCCGCAGCAGGGAACGGCGGCGCAGGGGGCCGGGCAGCGGGGACAGGCCGTGTACTACGGGGGCCGCCGGGACGCGCGGACGGTCATGACGGCCGCGCATCTGACCCTGCCGTTCGGGACGTGGGTGCGGGTCACGCATGAACGCACGGGCCGCAGCGTGGACGTGCTGATCAACGACCGTGGGCCGTTCGGGGTGCCGTCCCGGATTATCGACCTGTCCCGCGAGGCGGCGTCGGTGCTGGGCATTCTCGGTGAGGGCGTTGCGCCCGTGCGGGTGGACGTGCTGCGCTAG
- a CDS encoding M24 family metallopeptidase: MSQLEQLRAVMGRAGVDALWISDAANVRYLSGFTSGKDGKVLVTPQGETLYTDARYTVQAGQESRVPTFIARPPATLEHAAPGLAGLRVGFEAESLTVAELEQLRAYWPQATLVGTAGLLSELRMVKTPGEVQAVRDAQALADRVFAQVRPMIRAGVRELDVALEIESLLRRAGAESAFEIIVASGPRGAMPHGVASDRVIGDGELVTVDMGARLNGYNSDMTRTVAVGTPSPEMARVYRAVLEAEEAAVRAVRPGVSGADLDALARGILTGHGLGEAFAHSLGHGVGLMVHEGPSLRGSSEDVLRPGMIVTVEPGAYLPDVGGVRIEDLVLVTDDGFEVLSRSEKETV; encoded by the coding sequence ATGAGTCAACTGGAGCAGTTGCGCGCCGTCATGGGCCGCGCCGGAGTGGACGCCCTGTGGATCAGCGACGCGGCGAACGTGCGGTACCTGAGCGGATTCACGAGCGGCAAGGACGGCAAGGTGCTGGTCACGCCGCAGGGCGAGACGCTGTACACCGACGCGCGGTACACGGTGCAGGCAGGGCAGGAGTCGCGCGTGCCGACGTTCATTGCGCGGCCGCCCGCCACGCTGGAGCACGCCGCGCCGGGCCTCGCGGGCCTGCGCGTGGGCTTCGAGGCCGAGAGCCTGACCGTGGCCGAGCTGGAGCAGTTGCGGGCGTACTGGCCGCAGGCGACGCTGGTGGGCACGGCCGGGCTGCTGTCGGAACTGCGGATGGTCAAGACGCCAGGCGAGGTGCAGGCCGTGCGGGACGCGCAGGCGCTGGCCGACCGGGTGTTCGCGCAGGTGCGGCCCATGATCCGCGCGGGCGTGCGCGAGCTGGACGTGGCGCTGGAGATCGAGTCGCTGCTGCGCCGCGCGGGGGCCGAGAGTGCCTTCGAGATCATCGTGGCGAGCGGGCCGCGCGGGGCGATGCCGCACGGCGTGGCGTCGGACCGCGTGATCGGGGACGGTGAGCTGGTCACGGTGGACATGGGCGCGCGCCTGAACGGGTACAACAGCGACATGACCCGCACGGTCGCGGTGGGCACCCCCAGTCCCGAGATGGCCCGCGTGTACCGCGCGGTGCTGGAGGCCGAGGAGGCGGCGGTGCGGGCGGTGCGGCCCGGCGTGAGCGGCGCGGACCTGGACGCCCTGGCGCGCGGCATCCTGACCGGGCACGGGCTGGGCGAGGCGTTCGCGCACTCGCTGGGGCACGGGGTGGGCCTGATGGTCCATGAGGGACCCAGCCTGCGCGGCAGCAGCGAGGACGTGCTGCGGCCCGGCATGATCGTGACCGTCGAGCCCGGCGCGTACCTGCCGGACGTGGGCGGCGTGCGCATCGAGGATCTGGTGCTGGTCACCGATGACGGCTTCGAGGTCCTGAGCCGCAGCGAGAAGGAGACCGTGTGA
- the sucC gene encoding ADP-forming succinate--CoA ligase subunit beta, with protein sequence MKLHEYQGKEILRQFGVNVQDGKVARTPDEVRAIAREYGQPVVVKAQVHVGGRGKAGGVKFSPTEDKAFENGEKILGMDIKGLTVNKVLVTKAVDIDAGVEYYVGMIVDRNVQSFTLMASAEGGMEIEEVAAATPEKIIKHRVDPVTGLRPYEAREVAIKAGFKGNLNKIADMMVKMSEAALKRDAVLVEINPLFVGPDGIPLALDTKFEIDDNAMYRHADLADWRELEAEHPLEIEASKYGFAYVKLDDGNVGVLGNGAGIVMTSLDVVNRAGAKPANFLDIGGGAKAEIVYNAVKLVSKDTDVKAIFINIFGGITRADEVAKGVIQALNDGILTKPVRMRIAGTAEDEAKALLAEVGSPLIQMYATMFEAADEAAKDANAAEGK encoded by the coding sequence GTGAAACTTCACGAGTATCAGGGTAAGGAAATTCTGCGCCAGTTCGGCGTCAACGTTCAGGACGGCAAGGTCGCCCGCACCCCCGACGAGGTGCGCGCCATCGCCCGCGAGTACGGACAGCCCGTCGTTGTCAAGGCCCAGGTGCACGTGGGCGGACGCGGCAAGGCCGGCGGCGTGAAATTCAGCCCCACCGAAGACAAGGCCTTCGAGAACGGCGAGAAGATCCTCGGCATGGACATCAAGGGCCTGACCGTCAACAAGGTTCTGGTCACCAAGGCTGTCGACATCGACGCGGGCGTCGAGTACTACGTCGGCATGATCGTCGACCGCAACGTGCAGAGCTTCACCCTGATGGCCAGCGCCGAGGGTGGCATGGAAATCGAGGAAGTGGCCGCCGCCACCCCCGAGAAGATCATCAAGCACCGCGTCGACCCCGTCACGGGCCTGCGCCCCTACGAGGCGCGCGAGGTGGCCATCAAGGCCGGCTTCAAGGGCAACCTGAACAAGATCGCCGACATGATGGTCAAGATGAGCGAGGCCGCGCTGAAGCGTGACGCCGTGCTCGTCGAGATCAACCCGCTGTTCGTCGGCCCCGACGGCATCCCGCTCGCGCTCGACACCAAGTTCGAGATCGACGACAACGCCATGTACCGCCACGCCGACCTCGCCGACTGGCGCGAACTGGAAGCCGAGCACCCCCTCGAAATCGAGGCCAGCAAGTACGGGTTCGCCTACGTGAAACTCGACGACGGCAACGTCGGCGTGCTGGGCAACGGCGCGGGCATCGTGATGACCAGCCTCGACGTGGTCAACCGCGCCGGCGCCAAACCCGCCAACTTCCTCGACATCGGCGGCGGCGCCAAGGCCGAGATCGTGTACAACGCGGTCAAACTGGTCAGCAAGGACACCGACGTCAAGGCCATCTTCATCAACATCTTCGGCGGCATCACCCGCGCCGACGAGGTCGCCAAGGGCGTCATCCAGGCCCTGAACGACGGCATCCTGACCAAGCCCGTGCGCATGCGCATCGCGGGCACGGCCGAGGACGAGGCCAAGGCGCTGCTCGCCGAGGTGGGCAGCCCCCTGATCCAGATGTACGCCACCATGTTCGAGGCCGCCGACGAGGCCGCCAAGGACGCCAACGCCGCGGAGGGCAAGTAA
- the sucD gene encoding succinate--CoA ligase subunit alpha produces the protein MGILVDNNSRVIVQGMTGREGASHSRAMKDFGTQVVAGVTPGKGGTDFEGWPVYNSVAEAKAAHDANVSIIFVPPAGAADAVLEAAHAGMPLIVLITEGVPTVDMMKAVQEVKTLDAQSRAEGGQGIRLIGGNCPGLVTNGQAKVGIMPNKIYTNPGRIGLISRSGTLTYEAAKLLNDAGMGTSTTVGIGGDPVIGTTFADVLPLFEADPDTDAIVVIGEIGGADEEAAAEYIAQHMKKPVVAFISGRSAPKGKRMGHAGAIIMGDVGTPESKLAAFAAANVPVADTMPEIIDMVKAALSK, from the coding sequence ATGGGCATTCTCGTTGACAACAACAGCCGCGTCATCGTGCAGGGCATGACCGGACGCGAAGGTGCGAGCCACAGCCGCGCCATGAAAGACTTCGGCACGCAGGTCGTCGCGGGCGTCACGCCCGGCAAGGGCGGCACCGACTTCGAAGGCTGGCCCGTGTACAACAGCGTCGCCGAGGCGAAAGCCGCGCACGACGCCAACGTCAGCATCATCTTCGTGCCGCCCGCCGGCGCCGCCGACGCCGTGCTGGAAGCCGCGCACGCCGGCATGCCCCTGATCGTCCTGATCACCGAGGGCGTGCCCACCGTCGACATGATGAAGGCCGTGCAGGAAGTCAAGACGCTCGACGCGCAGAGCCGCGCCGAGGGCGGCCAGGGCATCCGACTGATCGGCGGCAACTGCCCCGGTCTGGTCACCAACGGCCAGGCGAAAGTCGGCATCATGCCCAACAAGATCTACACCAACCCCGGCCGCATCGGCCTGATCAGCCGCAGCGGCACCCTGACCTACGAGGCCGCCAAGCTGCTGAACGACGCGGGCATGGGCACCAGCACCACCGTCGGCATCGGCGGTGACCCCGTGATCGGCACGACCTTCGCGGACGTGCTGCCCCTGTTCGAGGCCGACCCCGACACCGACGCCATCGTCGTGATCGGCGAGATCGGCGGCGCGGACGAGGAAGCCGCCGCCGAGTACATCGCCCAGCACATGAAGAAGCCCGTCGTGGCCTTCATCAGCGGCCGCAGCGCGCCCAAGGGCAAGCGCATGGGTCACGCCGGCGCGATCATCATGGGCGACGTGGGCACCCCGGAAAGCAAACTGGCCGCGTTCGCCGCTGCGAACGTCCCGGTCGCCGACACCATGCCCGAGATCATCGACATGGTCAAGGCCGCTCTGAGCAAGTAA
- the bshA gene encoding N-acetyl-alpha-D-glucosaminyl L-malate synthase BshA, whose product MKVAVLCHASAGGSGVVATELGLQVARAGHEVHFVGSAQPFRLGGHGGMRGPYFHQVSGYAYALFDQPYPELAAANTLTEVILEHDLELSHAHYAIPHATAAIHARAISGRTRVMTTLHGTDVTLVGLEPAFRHTTRHAIQKSDHVTAVSRYLAQHTQEVFGLDREIEVIHNFVDSDRFVRVTDPAVRARFAHPDEALLVHVSNFRPIKRAEDVVQVFARVASEIPARLLMIGDGPERPRVFELARQLGVIGRTHFLGSFPDVETVLGISDLFVLPSSQESFGLAALEAMSCEVPVVASNAGGIPEVVEQGVTGFMADVGDVDTMADAALKILRNRDLYLQMGAAGRQAALTKFHQSQIVPQYIRAYERTIAGALA is encoded by the coding sequence GTGAAGGTCGCGGTGTTGTGCCACGCCAGCGCGGGCGGGTCCGGGGTCGTGGCGACCGAACTGGGGTTGCAGGTGGCGCGTGCCGGGCACGAGGTGCACTTCGTGGGGTCGGCGCAACCGTTCCGGCTGGGCGGGCACGGCGGGATGCGCGGCCCGTACTTTCATCAGGTGAGCGGGTACGCGTACGCGCTGTTCGATCAGCCGTACCCGGAACTGGCCGCCGCGAACACCCTGACCGAGGTGATCCTGGAGCACGACCTGGAGTTGTCTCACGCGCACTACGCCATTCCGCATGCCACGGCCGCCATTCACGCGCGGGCCATCTCGGGCCGCACGCGGGTGATGACCACGCTGCACGGCACGGACGTGACGCTGGTGGGCCTGGAACCCGCGTTCCGGCACACGACCCGGCACGCCATTCAGAAGAGTGATCACGTGACGGCCGTGTCGCGTTACCTGGCACAGCACACGCAGGAGGTGTTCGGCCTGGACCGCGAGATCGAGGTGATTCACAACTTCGTGGACAGTGACCGCTTCGTGCGGGTGACGGACCCGGCGGTGCGGGCGCGGTTCGCGCATCCGGACGAGGCGCTGCTGGTGCACGTCAGTAACTTCAGGCCGATCAAGCGGGCCGAGGATGTGGTGCAGGTGTTCGCTCGGGTGGCGAGCGAGATTCCGGCGCGGCTGCTGATGATCGGGGACGGCCCCGAGCGGCCCCGCGTGTTCGAACTGGCGCGGCAGCTGGGCGTGATCGGCCGCACGCATTTCCTGGGGTCATTCCCGGATGTGGAGACGGTGCTGGGCATCAGTGACCTGTTCGTGCTGCCCAGCAGTCAGGAGAGTTTCGGGCTGGCAGCGCTGGAAGCCATGAGTTGCGAGGTGCCGGTGGTCGCGTCGAACGCGGGCGGCATTCCGGAGGTCGTGGAGCAGGGCGTGACCGGGTTCATGGCGGACGTGGGTGACGTGGACACCATGGCGGACGCGGCGCTGAAGATCCTGCGCAACCGCGACCTGTACCTGCAGATGGGCGCGGCGGGCCGTCAGGCTGCGCTGACGAAGTTTCATCAGAGTCAGATCGTGCCGCAGTACATCCGGGCGTACGAGCGGACCATCGCGGGCGCGCTGGCCTGA
- a CDS encoding DegV family protein: protein MIAVVTDSTCDLHPDSARQLGIQVIPLQVRMNDRTLLDWQEVDPDAVYDHMRAGGNATTSPISADTFAARYRDLLQTHDSILSIHISGKLSETVRHARQAAETLGMTDRILIVDSELASGPLAEAVLAARDAIWAGADLQAAAQAVHTARTRMHSELSVASLEYLRRSGRIGRAQAFLGNMMSVRPILNFEHGELKAVRRAKVDQATGEMLTTLRERFGTQPLSVTIMHAGRDTARINALRDAMTTSGLNVHKGRVQLMGPVIGAHVGPGTYGFTAIPIES, encoded by the coding sequence ATGATTGCCGTCGTCACCGACTCCACCTGCGACCTGCACCCCGACAGTGCCCGGCAACTCGGCATTCAGGTCATCCCACTTCAGGTGCGGATGAACGACCGCACCCTCCTCGACTGGCAGGAAGTCGACCCGGACGCCGTGTACGACCACATGCGCGCCGGAGGGAACGCCACCACCTCACCCATCAGCGCCGACACCTTCGCCGCCCGCTACCGCGACCTGCTACAGACGCACGACAGCATCCTGAGCATTCACATCTCAGGCAAACTCTCGGAAACGGTGCGGCACGCCCGGCAGGCCGCCGAGACGCTCGGCATGACCGACCGCATCCTGATCGTCGACAGCGAACTCGCCAGCGGTCCCCTCGCCGAGGCCGTCCTGGCCGCCCGCGACGCCATCTGGGCCGGAGCGGACCTTCAGGCCGCCGCGCAGGCCGTCCACACCGCCCGCACCCGCATGCACTCCGAACTGAGCGTCGCCAGCCTCGAGTACCTGCGCCGCAGCGGCCGTATCGGGCGCGCGCAGGCGTTCCTGGGCAACATGATGTCCGTGCGGCCCATCCTGAACTTCGAGCACGGCGAACTGAAAGCCGTGCGCCGCGCCAAGGTCGACCAGGCGACCGGCGAGATGCTGACCACCCTGCGCGAACGCTTCGGCACGCAACCCCTGAGCGTCACCATCATGCACGCCGGACGCGACACCGCCCGCATCAACGCCCTGCGCGACGCCATGACCACCAGCGGCCTGAACGTCCACAAGGGCCGCGTGCAACTCATGGGTCCCGTCATCGGCGCGCACGTCGGCCCCGGCACGTACGGATTCACCGCCATCCCCATCGAAAGCTGA